A window of the Streptomyces sp. NBC_00454 genome harbors these coding sequences:
- a CDS encoding alkaline phosphatase PhoX, whose protein sequence is MPLSRRDFTARTVLAGAGVALTGTVGALATAPGALAADDGALADGHGHGHGHGPGYGPLLPDPAGILALPAGFTYRVITHSGVTKLDSGEITPSNHDGTAAFEGHRGVTLLVNNHELKGPRANWAHPVPLTEGLVYDPAAAGGCTVVEVRRGGEVAEWVGVAGTSTNCAGGSTPWDTWLTCEETEDLAGKNGMTKDHGYVFEVDPNDRRANRDPKPVKAFGRYAHEAVVIDPRQGHAYLTEDASGPNGLLYRWTPPSGFRHGRGRLRTLADDAGVLAAAKCFDSAGRFVDDLSRATQIGTTYGVDWVPVVDRDARTTPVRKQFGESAVTRARKLEGMWWADGGAYFVSSYARSESPGAAHDGQVWFYDAKRRTMRLLVLLGVNADPAADGSLDGPDNITVSPYGGLIIAEDGSGLQHLFGATESGRTYPLARNEMNMGTPEAPEYSEFTGVCFSPDERTLFANIQDPGIMLAITGPWRRTR, encoded by the coding sequence ATGCCGCTCAGCCGTAGAGACTTCACCGCCCGCACCGTCCTCGCCGGTGCGGGAGTCGCACTCACGGGGACGGTCGGCGCACTCGCCACCGCCCCCGGGGCGCTGGCCGCCGACGACGGCGCCCTGGCCGACGGGCACGGACACGGCCACGGGCACGGCCCCGGATACGGCCCGCTCCTCCCCGACCCGGCCGGAATCCTGGCCCTCCCGGCCGGATTCACCTACCGGGTGATCACCCACAGCGGGGTCACGAAGCTGGACTCCGGCGAGATCACCCCGTCCAACCACGACGGAACCGCCGCCTTCGAGGGACACCGGGGAGTCACCCTCCTCGTCAACAACCACGAGCTGAAGGGCCCGCGCGCGAACTGGGCGCACCCCGTCCCGCTCACCGAGGGCCTGGTCTACGACCCGGCCGCGGCCGGCGGCTGCACGGTCGTCGAGGTCCGCCGCGGAGGCGAGGTCGCCGAATGGGTGGGCGTCGCCGGTACCTCGACCAACTGCGCGGGCGGCTCGACCCCCTGGGACACCTGGCTGACCTGCGAGGAGACCGAGGACCTGGCCGGTAAGAACGGGATGACCAAGGACCACGGCTACGTGTTCGAGGTGGACCCCAACGACCGCCGCGCCAACCGCGACCCGAAGCCCGTCAAGGCCTTCGGCCGGTACGCGCACGAGGCCGTGGTCATCGACCCGAGGCAGGGCCACGCCTACCTGACCGAGGACGCCTCCGGCCCCAACGGGCTGCTCTACCGCTGGACCCCGCCGAGCGGTTTCCGCCACGGGCGCGGCCGGCTCCGTACGCTCGCCGACGACGCCGGGGTGCTGGCCGCGGCCAAGTGCTTCGACAGCGCCGGGCGGTTCGTCGACGACCTCTCGCGGGCGACGCAGATCGGCACCACCTACGGGGTCGACTGGGTGCCGGTCGTGGACCGTGACGCGCGTACCACTCCGGTGCGCAAGCAGTTCGGGGAATCGGCCGTGACCCGTGCGCGCAAGCTGGAGGGCATGTGGTGGGCCGACGGCGGGGCGTACTTCGTCTCCTCCTACGCCCGCTCGGAGAGCCCCGGCGCCGCGCACGACGGCCAGGTGTGGTTCTACGACGCGAAGCGGCGCACCATGCGGCTGCTGGTCCTGCTCGGGGTGAACGCCGACCCGGCGGCGGACGGCTCCCTCGACGGACCCGACAACATCACGGTCTCCCCGTACGGCGGCCTGATCATCGCGGAGGACGGCTCTGGCCTGCAGCACCTCTTCGGCGCGACGGAGTCGGGGCGCACGTACCCGCTGGCCCGCAACGAGATGAACATGGGGACGCCCGAGGCGCCGGAGTACTCGGAGTTCACGGGCGTCTGCTTCTCACCGGACGAGCGGACCCTGTTCGCGAACATCCAGGACCCGGGGATCATGCTGGCCATCACCGGCCCGTGGCGGCGTACGCGCTGA
- a CDS encoding endonuclease/exonuclease/phosphatase family protein gives MRSSHPRSAAVAALVASALATGLLAGTADAAEGAASADPIRIHDIQGTTRTSPLAGKQVTDVEGIVTGVRTYGSKGFWIQDPKADDNDATSEGIFVFTSSAPTVALGDAVKVNGTVGEYIPGGVSSGNQSVTQIAKPTVTVVSSGNALPEATVVDEHSVPCQYAPAGDPAAGGSINGLTLDPSRYALDYYESLEGMNVKIGTSRVVGATDPYSELWVTVKGRENNAKRGGTLYGSYESQNTGRLQIQQLAPLAQQPFPVANVGDKLVGTTEGPLDFNQFGGYTLVARTLGTVTAGTLAPEKTKAQAKTELAVATYNVENLDPSDPQTKFDNLAKAVVENLASPDIVALEEIQDDNGAKNDGTVSAEATLTKFTTAIAAAGGPAYQWRYVNPENNKDGGEPGGNIRQVFLFNPARVSFTERAPGDSVTATAATKTEKGKAALTHSPGRIDPANPAWVDSRKPLAGEFVFRGKTVFVIANHFASKGGDEGLTSSHQPPVRSSEAKRLLQAQAVNGFVKSLLAVDKKAVVLAVGDINDFEFSGTTKALEDGGALYSAVKSLPKAERYSYVYQGNAQVLDQILTSPAIKHFSYDSVHINAEFSAQNSDHDPQVVRFRP, from the coding sequence ATGCGCTCCTCGCATCCCCGTTCCGCCGCCGTCGCGGCCCTCGTCGCCTCCGCTCTGGCCACCGGCCTCCTGGCGGGGACCGCCGACGCGGCCGAAGGCGCCGCGTCCGCCGATCCGATACGCATCCACGACATCCAGGGCACCACCCGGACGTCCCCGCTCGCCGGCAAGCAGGTCACCGATGTCGAGGGCATAGTCACGGGCGTCCGTACGTACGGTTCGAAGGGCTTCTGGATCCAGGACCCGAAGGCCGACGACAACGACGCCACCAGCGAAGGCATCTTCGTCTTCACCAGCTCGGCCCCGACCGTCGCCCTCGGCGACGCCGTCAAGGTCAACGGCACGGTCGGCGAGTACATCCCCGGCGGCGTCTCCTCCGGCAACCAGTCGGTCACCCAGATCGCCAAGCCGACGGTGACCGTGGTCTCTTCGGGCAACGCCCTGCCCGAGGCCACCGTCGTCGACGAGCACTCGGTCCCGTGCCAGTACGCCCCGGCCGGCGACCCGGCCGCCGGCGGCAGCATCAACGGCCTGACCCTGGACCCCTCGCGCTACGCCCTGGACTACTACGAGTCGCTGGAGGGCATGAACGTCAAGATCGGCACCTCCCGCGTGGTCGGCGCCACCGACCCGTACTCGGAGCTGTGGGTCACGGTGAAGGGCCGGGAGAACAACGCCAAGCGCGGCGGCACGCTCTACGGTTCCTACGAGTCCCAGAACACCGGCCGCCTCCAGATCCAGCAGCTCGCGCCCCTCGCGCAGCAGCCGTTCCCGGTGGCCAACGTGGGCGACAAGCTGGTCGGCACCACCGAAGGCCCGCTGGACTTCAACCAGTTCGGCGGCTACACCCTGGTGGCCCGCACCCTCGGCACGGTCACGGCGGGCACCCTCGCCCCCGAGAAGACCAAGGCGCAGGCCAAGACCGAGCTCGCGGTGGCCACGTACAACGTCGAGAACCTCGACCCGAGCGACCCGCAGACCAAGTTCGACAACCTGGCCAAGGCCGTGGTCGAGAACCTGGCCTCCCCCGACATCGTGGCCCTGGAGGAGATCCAGGACGACAACGGCGCCAAGAACGACGGCACCGTCTCGGCCGAGGCCACCCTGACGAAGTTCACGACGGCGATCGCGGCCGCGGGCGGCCCGGCGTACCAGTGGCGCTACGTCAACCCGGAGAACAACAAGGACGGCGGCGAGCCCGGCGGCAACATCCGCCAGGTGTTCCTCTTCAACCCGGCGCGGGTCTCCTTCACCGAGCGCGCCCCGGGCGACTCGGTGACGGCGACCGCCGCGACGAAGACGGAGAAGGGCAAGGCCGCCCTGACCCACTCGCCCGGCCGCATCGACCCGGCGAACCCGGCGTGGGTGGACAGCCGCAAGCCGCTGGCCGGCGAGTTCGTCTTCCGCGGCAAGACGGTCTTCGTGATCGCCAACCACTTCGCCTCGAAGGGCGGCGACGAGGGGCTGACCTCCTCGCACCAGCCTCCGGTCCGTTCCTCCGAGGCCAAGCGGCTGCTCCAGGCGCAGGCGGTGAACGGCTTCGTCAAGAGCCTCCTGGCGGTCGACAAGAAGGCCGTGGTCCTCGCGGTCGGCGACATCAACGACTTCGAGTTCTCGGGCACGACGAAGGCGCTGGAGGACGGCGGGGCGCTGTACTCGGCGGTCAAGTCCCTGCCGAAGGCCGAGCGGTACTCCTACGTCTACCAGGGCAACGCGCAGGTGCTGGACCAGATCCTGACGAGCCCGGCGATCAAGCACTTCAGTTACGACAGCGTCCACATCAACGCGGAGTTCTCCGCCCAGAACAGCGACCACGACCCGCAGGTCGTGCGCTTCCGCCCGTAG
- a CDS encoding N-acetyltransferase family protein has protein sequence MIFRTATRQDLPAVLALLAQSDDAEASPGACEVTEAHERAYAAIEADARNELLVLVEDGTVLGCLQLTYIPGLGQGGRERALVEAVRIRADRRGRGLGAELMERAADRARERGCGLMQLTSNKHRTAAHRFYERLGFARSHEGFKLPLA, from the coding sequence ATGATCTTCCGCACCGCGACGCGCCAGGACCTGCCCGCCGTACTCGCCCTGCTGGCCCAGTCCGACGACGCGGAGGCCTCCCCGGGAGCCTGCGAGGTCACGGAGGCCCACGAGCGGGCCTACGCCGCCATCGAAGCGGACGCGCGCAACGAGCTGCTGGTCCTGGTGGAGGACGGCACCGTCCTGGGCTGCCTGCAGCTCACGTACATCCCGGGCCTCGGCCAGGGCGGGCGGGAGCGGGCGCTCGTGGAGGCGGTACGGATCCGCGCGGACCGGCGGGGCCGGGGCCTGGGGGCCGAGCTGATGGAACGGGCGGCCGACCGGGCCCGCGAGCGCGGCTGCGGCCTGATGCAGCTGACCAGCAACAAGCACCGCACCGCAGCCCACCGCTTCTACGAACGGCTGGGCTTCGCCCGGAGCCACGAGGGCTTCAAGCTCCCGCTGGCCTAG
- a CDS encoding RICIN domain-containing protein: MRKKTRVRRLLAASSVFAAGGLMLLPAPTVAQPATRDITAARITEGTFQIVNVQTGKCATVAGGSTTANNHPLVQFDCDTHPSRRWNITNGDGSSFQIVNVQTGKCATVAGGSTTNNNHPLVQFDCDTHPSRRWNITNGDGTSFQIVNVQTGKCATVAGGSTTNNNHPLVQFDCDTHPSRRWFLRLAE; this comes from the coding sequence ATGCGCAAAAAGACTCGTGTACGCCGTCTCCTGGCGGCTTCGTCGGTCTTCGCGGCCGGAGGGCTCATGCTGCTGCCCGCCCCCACGGTGGCGCAGCCGGCAACCCGCGACATCACGGCGGCACGGATCACGGAAGGCACGTTCCAGATCGTGAACGTGCAGACCGGCAAGTGCGCCACCGTCGCCGGCGGGTCCACCACCGCCAACAACCACCCGCTCGTCCAGTTCGACTGCGACACCCACCCCTCACGCCGCTGGAACATCACCAACGGCGACGGCAGCTCCTTCCAGATCGTGAACGTGCAGACCGGCAAGTGCGCCACCGTCGCCGGTGGATCCACCACCAACAACAACCACCCGCTCGTCCAGTTCGACTGCGACACCCACCCCTCACGCCGCTGGAACATCACCAACGGCGACGGCACTTCCTTCCAAATCGTGAACGTGCAGACCGGCAAGTGCGCCACCGTCGCCGGTGGATCCACCACCAACAACAACCACCCGCTCGTCCAGTTCGACTGCGACACCCACCCCTCGCGCCGCTGGTTCCTGCGGCTGGCGGAGTGA
- the dapD gene encoding 2,3,4,5-tetrahydropyridine-2,6-dicarboxylate N-succinyltransferase, whose translation MTATRTTGAVAAGLATITADGTVLDTWFPAPQLVAEPGPAGTERLTAEQAVELLGATAPKAIRQDAVRGVEVVAVRTVISSLEDKPLDAHDAYLRLHLLSHRLVKPHGQNLDGVFGLLANVAWTSLGPVAIDQVETVRLNARAEGLHLQVTSIDKFPRMTDYVAPKGVRIADADRVRLGAHLAEGTTVMHEGFVNFNAGTLGTSMVEGRISAGVVVGDGSDIGGGASTMGTLSGGGKQIISIGERTLIGAEAGVGIALGDECVVEAGLYVTAGTRVTLPDGQIVKALELSGANNILFRRNSVTGAVEARPYKAAWGGLNEVLHSHN comes from the coding sequence ATGACTGCTACGCGTACCACCGGCGCCGTCGCCGCCGGACTTGCCACCATCACCGCCGACGGCACCGTCCTCGACACCTGGTTCCCCGCCCCCCAGCTGGTCGCCGAGCCCGGCCCGGCCGGCACCGAGCGCCTCACCGCCGAACAGGCCGTGGAGCTGCTCGGAGCCACCGCGCCGAAGGCGATCCGCCAGGACGCGGTCCGCGGCGTCGAGGTCGTAGCCGTCCGCACCGTGATCTCCTCCCTCGAGGACAAGCCGCTGGACGCGCACGACGCGTACCTGCGCCTGCACCTGCTCAGCCACCGCCTGGTCAAGCCGCACGGCCAGAACCTGGACGGCGTCTTCGGCCTGCTGGCCAACGTCGCGTGGACCTCGCTGGGCCCGGTCGCGATCGACCAGGTCGAGACGGTCCGCCTGAACGCCCGCGCCGAGGGCCTGCACCTCCAGGTCACCTCGATCGACAAGTTCCCGCGGATGACGGACTACGTCGCCCCCAAGGGCGTGCGCATCGCCGACGCGGACCGGGTCCGCCTGGGCGCGCACCTCGCCGAGGGCACCACCGTCATGCACGAGGGCTTCGTCAACTTCAACGCCGGCACCCTGGGCACCTCCATGGTCGAGGGCCGTATCTCCGCGGGCGTCGTGGTCGGCGACGGCTCCGACATCGGCGGCGGCGCGTCCACGATGGGCACCCTGTCGGGCGGCGGCAAGCAGATCATCTCGATCGGCGAGCGCACCCTGATCGGCGCCGAGGCGGGCGTGGGCATCGCGCTGGGCGACGAATGCGTCGTCGAGGCCGGCCTCTACGTCACCGCGGGCACCCGCGTCACCCTGCCGGACGGCCAGATCGTCAAGGCCCTGGAGCTCTCGGGCGCCAACAACATCCTCTTCCGCCGCAACTCGGTCACCGGCGCCGTCGAGGCCCGCCCGTACAAGGCGGCCTGGGGCGGCCTGAACGAGGTCCTCCACAGCCACAACTGA